The following coding sequences are from one Streptomyces sp. V3I7 window:
- a CDS encoding ABC transporter permease, translated as MAAVQVLRSEWTKIRSVASTLWTLSLAVVVTIALGMLISALSRSQFDQMPPDRRLSFDPTFVSFAGMTLGQLAMIVFGVLVVSNEYSTGMIRTSLSAVPRRGTFLFSKLAVAGGLALVVGMATGFAAFFLGQAMLGTHRTQLGDPGVLRAVIGAGLYMTLIALFSMGVAAMLRSPMLSLGILMPFFFLISNILGNVDATKKVGQFLPDQAGSRIMQVVPRVGDDTPYGPWGGLGIMGLWVIAAIAGGYLLLRKRDA; from the coding sequence ATGGCGGCTGTCCAGGTGCTCCGGTCCGAGTGGACGAAGATCCGGTCCGTGGCGTCCACGTTGTGGACGCTGTCCCTCGCTGTGGTCGTCACCATCGCGCTCGGGATGCTGATCTCGGCCCTGTCGCGCAGTCAGTTCGACCAGATGCCACCCGATCGGCGGCTCTCCTTCGACCCCACCTTCGTCAGCTTCGCGGGGATGACCCTCGGGCAGCTCGCGATGATCGTGTTCGGGGTGCTGGTCGTGTCCAACGAGTACAGCACCGGCATGATCCGCACCTCGCTGTCCGCGGTCCCGCGGCGCGGGACCTTCCTGTTCAGCAAGCTCGCGGTGGCGGGCGGACTCGCCCTCGTCGTCGGCATGGCGACCGGTTTCGCCGCGTTCTTCCTCGGGCAGGCGATGCTCGGGACCCACCGGACCCAGCTCGGCGACCCCGGGGTGCTCCGGGCGGTCATCGGCGCCGGGCTCTACATGACGCTCATCGCGCTGTTCTCGATGGGAGTCGCCGCGATGCTGCGCTCGCCGATGCTGTCGCTCGGCATCCTGATGCCGTTCTTCTTCCTGATCTCCAACATCCTCGGGAACGTCGACGCGACGAAGAAGGTCGGCCAGTTCCTGCCCGACCAGGCCGGGAGCCGCATCATGCAGGTGGTCCCCCGGGTCGGCGACGACACCCCGTACGGCCCCTGGGGCGGACTGGGGATCATGGGGCTGTGGGTGATCGCGGCGATCGCGGGTGGATATCTGCTCCTGCGGAAGCGGGACGCATAG
- a CDS encoding ABC transporter ATP-binding protein yields the protein MIELDGLTKRYGEKTAVDDLSFRVEPGVVTGFLGPNGAGKSTTMRMVLGLDRPTAGDVRIDGRHYDQLKDPLTYIGALLDAKAVHGGRSAFNHLLCLAQSNGIPERRVHEVLDTVGLTAVARKKAKGFSYGMGQRLGIAAALLGDPRILMFDEPVNGLDPEGIHWIRNLMKSLAAQGRTVFVSSHLMNEMAVTADHLVVIGQGKLLADTSMADFIRENSRSYVRMRSPQPERLLDVLQEDGIAVTRPGDGTLEVEGGKAERIGELAARGGVVLYELSPQQASLEEAFMRLTAQSVEYHAHTDPPSAPRGWGADGKGA from the coding sequence ATGATCGAGCTCGACGGGCTGACCAAGCGGTACGGCGAGAAGACCGCGGTGGACGACCTCAGCTTCCGCGTGGAGCCGGGGGTCGTCACGGGTTTTCTCGGTCCCAACGGGGCCGGGAAGTCCACCACCATGCGCATGGTCCTCGGCCTCGACCGCCCCACCGCCGGCGACGTGCGGATCGACGGCCGCCACTACGACCAGCTGAAGGACCCCCTCACATACATCGGGGCGCTCCTGGACGCCAAGGCCGTGCACGGCGGGCGGAGCGCCTTCAACCATCTGCTGTGCCTCGCGCAGAGCAACGGCATCCCCGAGCGCCGGGTGCACGAGGTGCTGGACACCGTCGGACTCACGGCGGTGGCGCGGAAGAAGGCCAAGGGGTTCTCGTACGGCATGGGGCAGCGGCTCGGCATCGCGGCCGCGCTGCTCGGCGACCCGCGGATCCTGATGTTCGACGAGCCGGTCAACGGGCTCGACCCCGAGGGCATCCACTGGATCCGGAACCTGATGAAGTCGCTGGCCGCGCAGGGGCGGACGGTGTTCGTGTCGAGCCACCTCATGAACGAGATGGCCGTCACCGCCGACCACCTCGTCGTCATCGGCCAGGGCAAGCTGCTCGCCGACACCTCCATGGCCGATTTCATCCGGGAGAACTCGCGCTCGTACGTCCGGATGCGCTCCCCGCAGCCCGAGCGGCTGCTGGACGTGCTCCAGGAGGACGGCATCGCGGTCACGCGGCCCGGCGACGGGACGCTGGAGGTCGAGGGCGGCAAGGCGGAGCGGATCGGGGAGCTCGCCGCCCGGGGCGGTGTCGTGCTGTACGAGCTCAGTCCCCAGCAGGCTTCACTGGAGGAGGCGTTCATGCGGCTGACGGCTCAGTCGGTGGAGTACCACGCGCACACCGACCCCCCTTCCGCCCCACGGGGCTGGGGCGCCGACGGGAAGGGAGCCTGA
- a CDS encoding cellulose-binding protein, with protein MSDTSPYGFELVRRGYDRAQVDERISKLVSDRDSALARITALEKRIEELHLETQNAQTAVTDAEPSYAGLGARVEKILRLAEEEAKDLREEARRASEQHRELAESAAQQVRNDAESFAADRKAKAEDEGVRIVEKAKGEASQLRSDAQKDAQSKREEADALFEETRAKAAQAAADFETNLAKRREQSERDLASRQQKAEKRLAEIEHRAEQLRLEAEKLRTDAERRARQTVETAQRQAEDIVADANAKADRIRSESERELAALTNRRDSINAQLTNVREMLATLTGAAVAAAGAPAEDEPISRGVPAQQSR; from the coding sequence ATGAGCGACACTTCCCCCTACGGCTTCGAGCTTGTGCGGCGTGGATACGACCGCGCTCAGGTGGACGAACGGATCTCGAAGCTCGTCTCCGACCGTGACAGCGCTCTCGCCCGCATCACCGCTCTGGAAAAGCGCATCGAGGAACTCCACCTCGAGACCCAGAACGCCCAGACCGCCGTCACCGACGCCGAGCCGTCGTACGCGGGTCTCGGCGCCCGTGTCGAGAAGATCCTCCGTCTCGCCGAGGAGGAGGCCAAGGACCTGCGCGAGGAGGCCCGGCGCGCGTCCGAACAGCACCGTGAGCTCGCCGAGTCGGCGGCCCAGCAGGTACGCAACGACGCGGAGTCCTTCGCCGCGGACCGCAAGGCCAAGGCCGAGGACGAGGGCGTCCGGATCGTCGAGAAGGCCAAGGGCGAAGCGTCCCAGCTGCGTTCCGACGCGCAGAAGGACGCGCAGTCCAAGCGCGAGGAGGCGGACGCCCTCTTCGAGGAGACCCGCGCCAAGGCCGCGCAGGCCGCCGCGGACTTCGAGACGAACCTGGCCAAGCGCCGCGAGCAATCCGAGCGCGACCTGGCCTCGCGTCAGCAGAAGGCCGAGAAGCGCCTCGCCGAGATCGAGCACCGCGCCGAGCAGCTCCGTCTGGAGGCGGAGAAGCTGCGCACCGACGCCGAGCGCCGTGCCCGCCAGACGGTGGAGACGGCCCAGCGCCAGGCCGAGGACATCGTGGCCGACGCGAACGCCAAGGCCGACCGCATCCGTTCGGAATCCGAGCGCGAGCTCGCGGCTCTCACCAACCGCCGCGACTCCATCAACGCCCAGCTGACGAACGTCCGCGAGATGCTGGCCACGCTCACGGGTGCCGCGGTGGCCGCCGCCGGCGCGCCCGCCGAGGACGAGCCGATCTCCCGGGGCGTCCCGGCGCAGCAGTCCCGGTAA
- the scy gene encoding polarized growth protein Scy, translated as MRGYESQEREPAADVDHLTRFEAEMKRLKTEREKAIQHAEDLGYQVEVLRAKLHEARRTIMSRPAFEGGDIGYQAEQLLRNAQMQADQLRQDAERELAQVRAQTQRLLQEHAEQAARLQSELHQEAINRRQQLDQELAERRQTVESHVNENVAWAEQLRARSESQARRLIEESRAEAEQAMAAARAEAERLTSEARQRLQSEAESARAEAEQLLRRARTDAERLLNAASTQAQEAADHAEQLRSSTANESDAARRQSAELSRAAEQRMAEAEEALRKAQTEAEKLVTEAETAASKALASAEAANEQRTRTAKEQVARLVGEATKDAESTKAEAEQALADARTEAEKIVAEASERARTITAEESATQLSKAAKTAEDVLNKAAEEARNTTKAATEEAERIRSEAESEADRLRAEAHDIAEQLKGAAKDDTKDYRAKTVELQEEARRLRGEAEQLRGDAVAEGESIRAEARREAVQQIEEAAKSAEELLSKAKADADELRQSATTDSEKVRAEAIERATGLRKQAEETLERAREEAERLRTEAAERAETLTTEAETAARELRAETERAVETRRTEAAEELTRLHTEAEERLAAAEQALTEAREEGARIRREAGEEADRLRAEAAERIRTLQEQAEREAARLRDEAASDASASRAEGEAVAVRLRSEAAAEAERLKSEAQETADRVRAEAQAAAERLGTEASETLAGAQEEAARRRREAEELLGSARQEADQERERARERSEELLASARKRVEEAQAEAIRLVEEADRRATEMVSAAEQHAQQVRDSVAGLHEQAQEEVTGLRSAAEHAADRTRREAEEEADRVRSDAYAERDRASEDATRLRHAANEEAEAAKALAERTMAEAVAEAERLRSEASAHAQRVRTEASETASQADQDASRTRADARADANRIRSDAATQADTLITEARSEAERLQSETAREADRVRAEAVAKAEELIADASGDAERLRAEAAETVGAAQAQADRIRSESERVRADAHAEAENLVNSAREEADRTLDEARKDAHKRRSEAAEQVDKLITETTAEADKLLTEAQAQAHKTTADAEAQADTMVGAARKEADRLVSEATIEGNSRVEKARTDADELLVGARRDATAIRERAEELRERITTEIEQLHERARRESAEAMKSAGDRCDALVKAAEEQLAEARAQAKEIVSEANSEAGKVRIAAVKKAEGLLKEAGQKKNSLVKEAEELKAEAIREAKRTVEEGKRELEILMRRREDINSEISRVQSVLEALESFEAPAAGKDGGVKAGATVGAPRSGGKSSEG; from the coding sequence GTGCGGGGCTACGAGAGCCAGGAGCGAGAGCCGGCGGCTGACGTCGACCACCTCACTCGGTTCGAGGCCGAGATGAAGCGGCTGAAGACCGAGCGGGAAAAGGCGATCCAGCACGCCGAGGACCTCGGCTACCAGGTCGAGGTGCTGCGCGCCAAGCTGCATGAGGCGCGGCGCACCATCATGTCCCGGCCCGCCTTCGAGGGCGGTGACATCGGCTATCAGGCCGAGCAGCTGCTGCGTAATGCGCAGATGCAGGCCGACCAGTTGCGCCAGGACGCCGAGCGCGAGCTGGCCCAGGTCCGGGCGCAGACTCAGCGGCTGCTCCAGGAGCACGCCGAGCAGGCCGCCCGGCTGCAGTCGGAGCTGCACCAGGAGGCGATCAACCGCCGCCAGCAGCTCGACCAGGAGCTGGCCGAGCGCCGGCAGACCGTCGAGTCGCACGTCAACGAGAACGTGGCGTGGGCCGAGCAGCTGCGTGCCCGTTCGGAGTCGCAGGCGCGCCGGCTGATCGAGGAGTCGCGTGCCGAGGCCGAGCAGGCCATGGCCGCCGCCCGCGCCGAGGCCGAGCGGTTGACGAGCGAGGCCCGCCAGCGGCTGCAGAGCGAGGCGGAGTCCGCGCGCGCCGAGGCCGAGCAGCTGCTGCGCCGCGCCCGCACCGACGCCGAGCGGCTGCTGAACGCCGCGTCGACGCAGGCCCAGGAGGCCGCCGACCACGCCGAGCAGCTGCGCAGCTCGACGGCGAACGAGTCCGACGCCGCGCGCCGGCAGTCCGCCGAGCTGAGCCGCGCCGCCGAGCAGCGCATGGCCGAGGCCGAGGAGGCGCTGCGCAAGGCGCAGACCGAGGCCGAGAAGCTGGTCACGGAGGCCGAGACGGCCGCGTCCAAGGCGCTGGCCAGTGCCGAGGCCGCCAACGAGCAGCGCACGCGCACTGCCAAGGAGCAGGTGGCCCGTCTCGTCGGCGAGGCGACCAAGGACGCCGAGAGCACCAAGGCCGAGGCCGAGCAGGCGCTCGCGGACGCCCGTACCGAGGCCGAGAAGATCGTCGCCGAGGCCTCGGAGCGGGCCCGCACGATCACCGCCGAGGAGAGCGCGACCCAGCTGTCCAAGGCCGCCAAGACCGCCGAGGACGTCCTCAACAAGGCGGCGGAGGAGGCCCGTAACACCACCAAGGCCGCCACCGAGGAGGCCGAGCGGATCCGCAGCGAGGCGGAGAGCGAGGCCGACCGGCTGCGTGCCGAGGCGCACGACATCGCCGAGCAGCTCAAGGGCGCGGCGAAGGACGACACCAAGGACTACCGCGCCAAGACGGTCGAGCTCCAGGAGGAGGCGCGCCGACTGCGCGGTGAGGCCGAGCAGTTGCGCGGTGACGCGGTCGCGGAGGGCGAGAGCATCCGCGCCGAGGCCCGGCGCGAGGCCGTCCAGCAGATCGAGGAGGCGGCGAAGTCCGCCGAGGAGCTGCTGTCCAAGGCCAAGGCCGACGCCGACGAGCTGCGCCAGAGCGCCACGACGGACAGCGAGAAGGTCCGCGCCGAGGCCATCGAGCGGGCGACCGGTCTGCGCAAGCAGGCCGAGGAGACGCTGGAGCGCGCCCGCGAGGAGGCCGAGCGGCTGCGCACCGAGGCCGCCGAGCGGGCCGAGACGCTCACGACGGAGGCCGAGACGGCCGCGCGCGAGCTGCGCGCGGAGACCGAGCGGGCCGTCGAGACCCGGCGGACCGAGGCCGCCGAGGAACTGACCCGGCTGCACACCGAGGCCGAGGAGCGCCTCGCCGCCGCCGAGCAGGCGCTGACCGAGGCCCGCGAGGAGGGCGCCCGGATCCGCCGCGAGGCCGGCGAGGAGGCCGATCGGCTGCGTGCCGAGGCCGCCGAGCGGATCCGTACGCTCCAGGAGCAGGCGGAGCGGGAGGCCGCGCGGCTGCGCGACGAGGCCGCGTCGGACGCCTCCGCCTCGCGCGCCGAGGGCGAGGCCGTCGCCGTACGGCTGCGTTCGGAGGCCGCGGCCGAGGCCGAGCGGCTCAAGTCGGAGGCCCAGGAGACCGCGGACCGGGTCCGGGCCGAGGCGCAGGCCGCCGCCGAGCGGCTGGGCACCGAGGCGTCGGAGACCCTGGCCGGCGCCCAGGAGGAGGCCGCCCGGCGCCGTCGCGAGGCCGAGGAACTCCTCGGCTCCGCCCGCCAGGAGGCCGACCAGGAGCGCGAGCGGGCCCGCGAGCGCAGCGAGGAACTGCTGGCTTCCGCACGCAAGCGCGTGGAGGAGGCGCAGGCCGAGGCGATCCGGCTGGTCGAGGAGGCCGACCGGCGCGCCACCGAGATGGTCTCGGCCGCCGAGCAGCACGCCCAGCAGGTACGGGACTCCGTCGCCGGGCTGCACGAGCAGGCGCAGGAAGAGGTCACCGGTCTGCGCTCCGCCGCCGAGCACGCGGCGGACCGCACGCGCCGGGAGGCCGAGGAGGAGGCGGACCGGGTCCGCTCCGACGCCTACGCCGAGCGGGACCGCGCGAGCGAGGACGCAACGCGCCTGCGCCACGCGGCGAACGAGGAGGCCGAGGCCGCCAAGGCGCTCGCCGAGCGGACGATGGCGGAGGCCGTCGCCGAGGCCGAGCGGCTGCGCTCGGAGGCGTCCGCGCACGCCCAGCGGGTGCGTACGGAGGCCTCCGAGACCGCGTCCCAGGCCGACCAGGACGCCTCGCGCACCCGTGCCGACGCCCGGGCGGACGCCAACCGCATCCGTTCGGACGCCGCGACGCAGGCGGACACCCTCATCACCGAGGCCCGCAGCGAGGCGGAGCGGCTGCAGTCGGAGACGGCCCGTGAGGCCGACCGGGTGCGTGCCGAGGCCGTCGCGAAGGCCGAGGAGCTGATCGCGGACGCATCCGGCGACGCCGAGCGGCTGCGTGCCGAGGCCGCCGAGACGGTGGGCGCCGCGCAGGCGCAGGCCGACCGGATCCGCAGCGAGTCCGAGCGGGTCAGGGCGGACGCGCACGCCGAGGCCGAGAACCTGGTCAACTCCGCGCGGGAGGAGGCCGACCGGACGCTGGACGAGGCCCGCAAGGACGCCCACAAGCGGCGTTCGGAGGCGGCCGAGCAGGTCGACAAGCTCATCACGGAGACCACGGCCGAGGCCGACAAGCTGCTCACCGAGGCGCAGGCGCAGGCGCACAAGACCACGGCGGACGCCGAGGCGCAGGCCGACACCATGGTCGGCGCGGCCCGCAAGGAGGCCGATCGGCTGGTCTCGGAGGCGACGATCGAGGGCAACTCCCGTGTGGAGAAGGCTCGTACGGACGCGGACGAGCTGCTCGTCGGCGCCCGCCGGGACGCCACCGCGATCCGCGAGCGCGCGGAGGAGCTGCGTGAGCGGATCACCACCGAGATCGAGCAGCTGCACGAGCGGGCGCGCCGTGAGTCGGCCGAGGCGATGAAGTCGGCCGGCGACCGGTGCGACGCGCTGGTCAAGGCCGCCGAGGAGCAGCTCGCCGAGGCGCGGGCGCAGGCCAAGGAGATCGTCTCGGAGGCCAACTCCGAGGCGGGCAAGGTCCGTATCGCCGCGGTCAAGAAGGCCGAGGGGCTGCTCAAGGAGGCCGGGCAGAAGAAGAACTCGCTCGTCAAGGAGGCCGAGGAGCTCAAGGCCGAGGCGATCCGCGAGGCGAAGCGCACGGTCGAGGAGGGCAAGCGCGAGCTGGAGATCCTGATGCGGCGCCGCGAGGACATCAACTCCGAGATCTCGCGCGTGCAGTCGGTGCTGGAGGCGCTGGAGTCCTTCGAGGCGCCGGCGGCCGGCAAGGACGGCGGGGTCAAGGCGGGGGCCACCGTGGGGGCACCTCGTTCGGGTGGCAAGTCGTCGGAGGGCTAG
- the mce gene encoding methylmalonyl-CoA epimerase, which produces MLTRIDHIGIACHDLDATVEFYRATYGFEVFHTEVNEEQGVREAMLKINDTSDGGASYLQLLEPTREDSAVGKWLAKNGEGVHHIAFGTADVDGDAASIREKGVRVLYDEPRRGSMGSRITFLHPKDCHGVLTELVTSAAVESPEH; this is translated from the coding sequence ATGCTGACGCGAATCGACCACATCGGGATTGCCTGCCACGACCTCGACGCGACCGTCGAGTTCTACCGTGCCACGTACGGCTTCGAGGTGTTCCACACCGAGGTCAACGAGGAGCAGGGCGTGCGCGAGGCCATGCTCAAGATCAACGATACGTCCGACGGGGGCGCCTCGTACCTCCAGCTCCTCGAACCGACCCGGGAGGACTCGGCGGTCGGCAAGTGGCTGGCGAAGAACGGCGAGGGTGTGCACCACATCGCGTTCGGGACGGCGGACGTCGACGGGGACGCCGCGAGCATCCGCGAGAAGGGCGTACGCGTCCTGTACGACGAGCCCCGGCGCGGTTCGATGGGGTCCCGGATCACCTTTCTCCACCCCAAGGACTGCCATGGCGTCCTGACAGAACTGGTCACATCGGCGGCTGTTGAGTCACCTGAGCACTGA
- a CDS encoding acetyl-CoA C-acetyltransferase has product MSGTNSTTSVIVAGARTPMGRLLGSLKSFSGADLGGFAIKAALDRAGIGGDQVQYVIMGQVLQAGAGQIPARQAAVKAGIPMNVPALTVNKVCLSGLDAIALADQLIRAGEFDVVVAGGQESMTNAPHLLPKSRDGYKYGAVEMVDAMAYDGLTDSFEGVAMGESTEKHNKRLGIQRPEQDEIAALSHQRAAAAQKNGVFEAEITPVEIPQRKGEPVVFSKDEGIRADTTAESLGRLRPAFAKDGTITAGSASQISDGAAAVVVMSKAKAQELGLEWIAEIGAHGNVAGPDNSLQSQPSNAILHALKKEGLEVSDLDLIEINEAFAAVAVQSMKDLGVSTEKVNVNGGAIALGHPIGMSGARLVLHLALELKRRGGGVGAAALCGGGGQGDALIVRVPKA; this is encoded by the coding sequence ATGTCAGGAACGAACAGCACGACGTCGGTCATCGTCGCCGGTGCCAGGACGCCGATGGGGCGCCTGCTCGGCTCGCTCAAGTCCTTCTCCGGAGCCGACCTCGGCGGCTTCGCGATCAAGGCCGCTCTGGACCGTGCGGGGATCGGCGGCGACCAGGTGCAGTACGTGATCATGGGGCAGGTGCTCCAGGCCGGTGCCGGCCAGATCCCGGCGCGCCAGGCCGCGGTCAAGGCCGGCATCCCGATGAACGTCCCGGCGCTCACGGTCAACAAGGTGTGCCTGTCCGGCCTGGACGCGATCGCACTGGCCGACCAGCTCATCCGCGCGGGTGAGTTCGACGTCGTCGTCGCCGGCGGCCAGGAGTCCATGACCAACGCCCCGCACCTGCTGCCGAAGTCCCGTGACGGCTACAAGTACGGCGCGGTCGAGATGGTCGACGCGATGGCCTACGACGGCCTGACCGACTCCTTCGAGGGCGTCGCCATGGGCGAGTCCACCGAGAAGCACAACAAGCGCCTGGGCATCCAGCGCCCCGAGCAGGACGAGATCGCGGCGCTGTCCCACCAGCGGGCCGCCGCCGCGCAGAAGAACGGCGTCTTCGAGGCCGAGATCACCCCGGTCGAGATCCCCCAGCGCAAGGGCGAGCCGGTCGTCTTCAGCAAGGACGAGGGCATCCGCGCCGACACCACCGCGGAGTCCCTGGGCAGGCTGCGCCCGGCGTTCGCCAAGGACGGCACGATCACCGCCGGCTCCGCCTCGCAGATCTCGGACGGCGCGGCCGCCGTGGTCGTGATGAGCAAGGCCAAGGCCCAGGAGCTCGGCCTGGAGTGGATCGCCGAGATCGGCGCCCACGGCAACGTGGCGGGCCCGGACAACTCCCTGCAGTCCCAGCCCTCCAACGCGATCCTGCACGCCCTCAAGAAGGAGGGCCTGGAGGTCTCCGACCTCGACCTGATCGAGATCAACGAGGCCTTCGCCGCCGTCGCGGTCCAGTCAATGAAGGACCTCGGGGTGTCCACGGAAAAGGTGAACGTCAACGGCGGCGCCATCGCCCTGGGGCACCCGATCGGCATGTCCGGCGCCCGTCTCGTGCTGCACCTCGCGCTGGAGCTCAAGCGCCGGGGCGGCGGAGTCGGCGCGGCCGCGCTGTGCGGTGGCGGCGGCCAGGGCGACGCGCTGATCGTGCGGGTGCCGAAGGCGTAA